The Littorina saxatilis isolate snail1 linkage group LG15, US_GU_Lsax_2.0, whole genome shotgun sequence genome contains a region encoding:
- the LOC138948011 gene encoding uncharacterized protein has protein sequence MASRTESSSDRIARWRSLAEELGVKSASIPEFIAERMTREDEKQERLELERKAYQDKLELEEKAYQDKLEVARRETDERVKYVQAQRETDEKAAYERTQMFEEKQRQEREDHDRKQKQEGEEHDLRMQLLQRESESKRVKRGSRDGADNEGDSSGEEESSDLRGFRPSIPMFDESKENISTWLKRFERVATLYKWKRNTWATRVSTRLSGRAVEVYNTLDDDSADDYDGLKVALLGRYQLTAETYRRRLGTCKRKEHETFRQFGARIEENLTKWHELSEITELKQLVLLEQFLQTLSADMAAYVKEKKPQTLAEAVKSAEIHFEAHRDSKKFFQHDRDQGGKAGVGEKQKSGDNSVGTSGRKCFICESPKHLARDCPKKSKSTGAVDSGPEKSLPPVSVPTLCTPCSQQDYDPRCLVVVDGVAVEGLRDTGSQVCVVKSSLVSRSQFTGQDLEVSMAEKDIKRRYPVIKVQVDCPFYTGEVEAIVMDTPVADFIVGNHARLGDSIVLPVYAVSKVVSVVTRAQAAAEGKKSTLLHVAAPGLETVTPEQLHDLQRNDSTLKSCREAADRRDVRTSGHSGEVGFVWKKKILYREYRGGGSVYTQVVVPQQLRLGVIKLAHEPPMGGHMGVQRTRDRVWQQFFWPGMCADIRRFVLSCDQCQKVSHKPQKVPLGKMPLIDTPFERVAIDLVGPIIPASESGNRYILVFVDYATRYPEAIPLKSIEAVKVAEAMWAVWTRVGIPSEILTDRGTQFMSEVMKEVERLLAIKGLATTPYHAQGNGLVERYNGTLKTMLRKLAQEKPKQWDRYIPALLFTYREVPQESLGFSPFELLYGRTVRGPMSVLRNLWTEEQVDEQVRTTSEYVVDLRNRIEETCKLARQNLSAAAQKHAKVFNRKTVRRQFQPGDKVLLLLPQKKNKLQLCWQGPFDVLEKKGESDYKIRIYGREKLYHANLLKLYRDRQGRQGQPVVGFELTEIRGDLFSCEPDDAMAHCVSEDLEMGKGIAVRFKQSFGKVDQLRAQNKKVGEVAILPVGASYVYYMITKKRYFHKPSYKTLRSSMEAMRDHCKQNNVASLAMPQIGCGLDELNWSAVLEMIKEVFKNTDITVKIYAFGG, from the coding sequence ATGGCGTCTAGGACGGAAAGTAGTTCGGATAGGATTGCTAGGTGGCGTTCACTTGCTGAGGAGCTAGGTGTTAAATCTGCCAGTATTCCTGAGTTTATTGCCGAGCGGATGACCCGTGAAGATGAGAAACAGGAAAGACTAGAACTAGAAAGGAAAGCTTATCAGGACAAGCTAGAACTGGAAGAGAAAGCTTATCAGGACAAGCTAGAAGTAGCGCGTCGAGAGACTGATGAGAGAGTTAAGTATGTTCAAGCTCAGCGAGAGACTGATGAAAAAGCCGCATATGAACGTACTCAGAtgtttgaagaaaaacaaaggcaAGAGAGAGAGGACCATGACCGTAAGCAAAAGCAGGAAGGAGAAGAGCATGACCTTCGCATGCAACTCCTGCAGAGAGAGTCGGAAAGTAAGAGGGTGAAGAGAGGAAGTAGGGATGGAGCTGATAATGAGGGAGATTCCTCAGGTGAAGAAGAGTCTAGTGACCTTCGTGGTTTTCGGCCTTCCATACCGATGTTTGATGAGAGCAAAGAAAACATATCTACTTGGTTGAAAAGGTTTGAGAGAGTCGCTACCTTGTACAAGTGGAAGAGAAATACGTGGGCAACTAGGGTCTCGACTAGGTTGTCGGGTAGGGCTGTAGAAGTGTACAACACTCTGGATGATGATAGTGCAGACGACTATGACGGTTTGAAGGTCGCGTTGTTAGGCCGCTATCAGCTCACAGCCGAAACCTACCGCCGTCGTCTCGGAACCTGCAAGAGAAAAGAACATGAAACGTTCAGACAGTTCGGTGCTCGCATTGAAGAGAATTTGACTAAGTGGCATGAGCTTTCCGAGATCACAGAACTGAAACAGTTGGTTTTGCTGGAACAGTTCTTGCAGACCCTGAGCGCGGACATGGCCGCGTACGTTAAGGAGAAAAAACCTCAGACGTTAGCCGAAGCAGTTAAGTCCGCTGAGATTCATTTTGAAGCACACCGTGACAGTAAGAAGTTTTTTCAGCATGATCGTGATCAGGGTGGAAAGGCTGGCGTTGGTGAAAAGCAGAAAAGTGGAGATAACTCAGTTGGTACATCTGGTAGGAAGTGTTTCATCTGTGAGTCCCCCAAACATTTGGCTAGAGATTGCCCCAAGAAGAGCAAGTCGACGGGAGCGGTGGATAGTGGTCCTGAGAAGTCTTTACCGCCCGTCAGTGTACCCACTTTGTGTACTCCCTGTAGCCAGCAAGACTACGACCCGAGATGCCTGGTTGTGGTAGATGGTGTTGCAGTGGAGGGGTTGCGTGATACTGGATCTCAGGTTTGCGTCGTGAAGAGTTCATTAGTTTCAAGGTCTCAGTTCACAGGACAGGATCTTGAGGTTTCTATGGCTGAGAAAGACATCAAGAGGCGCTATCCAGTGATTAAGGTTCAGGTTGATTGTCCTTTCTACACTGGTGAGGTTGAGGCTATCGTCATGGATACACCTGTTGCTGATTTCATTGTAGGTAATCACGCCCGGCTGGGTGACTCGATTGTTCTTCCAGTGTACGCTGTGTCCAAGGTTGTGTCAGTTGTCACTCGTGCTCAGGCAGCCGCTGAAGGGAAGAAGTCGACTTTGTTACATGTTGCTGCTCCAGGGCTAGAAACAGTCACCCCTGAGCAGTTGCATGACCTTCAGCGGAATGATTCGACTTTGAAGAGTTGTCGTGAGGCGGCAGATCGCCGAGACGTCAGAACGTCTGGTCACTCCGGTGAAGTTGGGtttgtttggaagaagaagattctgTACCGTGAGTATCGCGGTGGTGGTAGCGTCTATACTCAGGTTGTTGTTCCCCAGCAGTTGAGGTTAGGTGTTATCAAGTTGGCCCATGAACCGCCTATGGGAGGTCACATGGGTGTCCAGAGGACACGTGATCGAGTTTGGCAGCAGTTTTTTTGGCCAGGTATGTGCGCAGACATACGTCGCTTTGTGTTGTCTTGCGATCAGTGTCAGAAGGTTTCTCATAAGCCACAGAAGGTACCGTTAGGTAAGATGCCTCTCATCGATACGCCGTTCGAGCGGGTGGCGATCGATCTGGTGGGTCCCATCATCCCTGCTTCTGAGTCTGGTAACCGGTACATCTTAGTGtttgtggactacgctactcggtaCCCGGAAGCCATTCCATTGAAGTCGATTGAGGCTGTGAAGGTTGCAGAAGCGATGTGGGCAGTCTGGACTCGAGTAGGAATTCCCTCAGAGATTTTGACAGACCGTGGTACCCAGTTCATGTCCGAGGTAATGAAAGAAGTGGAGCGTTTGCTGGCCATCAAGGGTTTAGCGACTACTCCGTACCATGCGCAAGGAAACGGATTGGTGGAACGGTACAACGGAACACTCAAGACCATGCTACGCAAGCTTGCTCAAGAGAAACCGAAGCAGTGGGATCGCTACATTCCTGCACTCCTCTTCACTTATCGTGAAGTTCCACAGGAGAGTCTGGGATTCTCTCCCTTTGAGCTTCTATACGGCAGGACAGTGCGAGGACCCATGTCTGTTCTTCGCAACCTATGGACGGAAGAGCAAGTCGATGAGCAAGTTCGCACTACTTCTGAGTATGTGGTTGACTTGAGGAACCGGATTGAGGAAACCTGCAAACTGGCGCGTCAGAATTTGTCAGCTGCTGCACAGAAACACGCGAAGGTGTTCAACCGGAAGACAGTTCGAAGACAGTTCCAGCCTGGAGACAAGGTTTTGTTGCTGCtgccgcagaagaagaacaagctgCAGTTGTGTTGGCAGGGACCGTTCGACGTTCTGGAGAAGAAGGGCGAGTCAGACTACAAGATTCGGATCTACGGGCGTGAGAAGCTGTACCACGCCAATCTTCTCAAGttgtacagagacagacaagggcGACAGGGTCAACCTGTGGTAGGGTTTGAGTTAACAGAGATCAGAGGCGACCTTTTCAGCTGTGAACCTGATGATGCTATGGCCCACTGCGTCAGTGAAGATCTTGAGATGGGAAAAGGCATTGCCGTTCGCTTCAAGCAATCGTTTGGAAAAGTTGATCAACTTAGAGCACAAAACAAGAAGGTGGGAGAGGTAGCTATACTACCGGTAGGTGCTTCCTACGTTTACTACATGATCACCAAGAAACGCTACTTTCACAAACCCTCCTACAAAACGCTGCGGTCCTCCATGGAAGCTATGAGGGACCACTGCAAGCAGAACAATGTCGCTTCCCTGGCCATGCCGCAGATCGGATGTGGATTGGACGAGCTGAACTGGAGCGCCGTCCTTGAGATGATCAAGGAAGTCTTCAAGAACACGGACATAACTGTTAAGATCTACGCCTTCGGTGGCTAA